The following coding sequences are from one Sulfitobacter sp. HNIBRBA3233 window:
- a CDS encoding glycosyltransferase family 4 protein has translation MGKAPHPRDIDVIAPNFKRRLSGVTATVVRLVPVQARDIAIVATGPVLPEHVPQIPLSRLITLPRSGPSGARVWHARRNVEMIGGLALKHLLCKRLRLMFTSASQRQQSGLTRWLIRRMDAVVATSDKTAAYLEGPSTVIMHGIDTDTFAPAQDRAALRARMGLPVEGPLIGCYGRIRAQKGTDAFVDAMIDTLPRHPGAHAIVMGRAVEKDQAFLEDLKQRVRGAGLAERILFKPEVPTDRMADWYAVLDLYVAPQRWEGFGLTPIEAMATGCPVVATRVGAFDALVASGETGTLVDPGDSVALGRAVDAALADPARLAAWRIASRQRVETDFSIEGEARALIAIYRELLGRGDR, from the coding sequence ATGGGTAAGGCGCCCCATCCGCGCGACATCGACGTGATCGCGCCAAACTTCAAACGCCGTCTGTCGGGTGTGACTGCGACGGTCGTGCGTCTGGTGCCGGTACAGGCGCGCGACATCGCGATCGTGGCAACCGGCCCGGTGCTGCCCGAACATGTGCCGCAGATTCCGCTGTCGCGTCTGATCACCCTGCCCCGGTCTGGCCCCTCGGGCGCGCGCGTCTGGCACGCCCGCCGCAACGTCGAGATGATCGGCGGTCTGGCGCTGAAACACCTGCTGTGCAAGCGGTTGCGGCTGATGTTCACCTCGGCCTCGCAGCGGCAGCAGTCGGGGCTGACACGCTGGCTGATCCGGCGCATGGACGCGGTGGTGGCGACTTCGGACAAGACGGCAGCCTATCTCGAAGGCCCCTCTACCGTCATCATGCACGGGATCGACACCGACACTTTCGCCCCCGCACAGGACCGCGCTGCACTGCGCGCGCGCATGGGGCTGCCGGTCGAGGGGCCGCTTATCGGCTGCTACGGCAGGATACGCGCGCAAAAGGGCACGGATGCCTTCGTTGATGCGATGATCGATACGCTGCCGCGCCATCCCGGCGCGCATGCCATCGTCATGGGGCGCGCCGTGGAGAAAGATCAGGCGTTTCTTGAGGATCTGAAACAACGTGTGCGGGGTGCCGGTCTGGCGGAACGCATCCTGTTCAAACCCGAGGTGCCGACAGACCGAATGGCGGACTGGTACGCGGTCTTGGATCTCTACGTCGCGCCGCAGCGGTGGGAGGGTTTCGGCCTGACCCCGATCGAGGCGATGGCGACAGGCTGCCCCGTCGTGGCCACACGGGTCGGCGCGTTTGATGCTTTGGTGGCATCGGGCGAAACCGGCACGCTGGTCGATCCCGGCGACAGTGTGGCCCTCGGGCGCGCGGTGGACGCGGCCTTGGCCGATCCCGCGCGGCTTGCCGCATGGCGGATCGCATCGCGACAGCGGGTAGAGACCGACTTCTCGATCGAGGGCGAGGCGCGTGCGCTGATCGCGATCTACCGCGAATTGCTTGGCAGGGGCGACCGATAG
- a CDS encoding M20 aminoacylase family protein, which yields MPVKNRFAELHTDITAWRRDLHEHPEILFETHRTSATVADKLRAFGCDEVVEGVGRTGVVGVIKGRETASGKIIGLRADMDALPIHEQTGLEYASKTDGAMHACGHDGHTAMLLGAAQYLAETRNFDGTVVVIFQPAEEGGGGAKVMCDDGLMERWGIQEVYGMHNWPGMAPGSFAIRSGPFFAATDLLDIEIEGKGGHAAKPNETVDTTVIASQIVGALQTIAARNADPIGNIVVSITSFETSSKAYNVIPQRVHLKGTVRTMSLELRDLADKRVNEICTGIASAMGGEARVTYHRNYPVMVNHDEQTEFAAKVARDISGDCDEAPLVMGGEDFAFMLEERPGAYILVGNGDTASVHHPLYNFNDDVIPAGCSWWAGIVEQRMPIA from the coding sequence ATGCCCGTCAAGAACCGCTTTGCCGAACTGCACACCGATATCACCGCTTGGCGACGCGATCTGCACGAACACCCCGAAATCCTGTTCGAGACGCACCGCACCTCGGCCACGGTGGCTGACAAACTGCGCGCCTTCGGCTGCGACGAAGTGGTCGAGGGCGTGGGCCGTACCGGCGTGGTGGGCGTCATCAAGGGCCGCGAGACTGCCTCGGGCAAGATCATCGGGCTGCGCGCCGACATGGATGCGCTGCCGATCCACGAACAGACCGGTCTTGAATACGCATCGAAAACCGATGGGGCGATGCACGCCTGCGGGCACGACGGCCATACCGCGATGCTGCTCGGGGCGGCGCAGTATCTGGCCGAGACACGCAATTTCGACGGGACCGTCGTGGTGATCTTCCAGCCCGCCGAAGAGGGCGGCGGCGGCGCCAAGGTGATGTGCGACGACGGCCTGATGGAGCGTTGGGGAATTCAGGAAGTCTACGGCATGCACAACTGGCCGGGCATGGCACCGGGCAGCTTTGCAATCCGCTCTGGTCCTTTCTTTGCCGCGACGGACCTTCTGGATATCGAGATCGAGGGCAAGGGCGGCCACGCCGCCAAGCCGAACGAGACGGTCGACACCACCGTGATCGCCAGCCAGATCGTGGGCGCGTTGCAGACCATCGCCGCGCGCAATGCCGATCCCATCGGCAATATCGTGGTCTCCATCACCTCGTTCGAGACCTCATCTAAGGCCTATAACGTGATCCCGCAGCGGGTGCATCTGAAGGGGACCGTCCGCACCATGTCGCTCGAGCTGCGCGATCTGGCGGACAAGCGCGTGAACGAGATCTGCACAGGCATCGCCTCTGCCATGGGCGGCGAGGCGCGGGTGACCTACCACCGCAACTATCCGGTCATGGTCAATCACGACGAGCAGACCGAATTCGCGGCGAAAGTGGCCCGCGATATCTCGGGCGACTGCGACGAGGCACCGCTGGTCATGGGTGGCGAGGACTTCGCCTTCATGCTCGAAGAGCGCCCCGGTGCCTATATCCTCGTCGGCAACGGCGATACGGCCAGCGTCCACCACCCGCTTTACAACTTCAATGATGACGTCATTCCGGCGGGCTGTAGCTGGTGGGCGGGAATCGTCGAACAGCGCATGCCGATCGCTTGA
- a CDS encoding M20 aminoacylase family protein, whose translation MPIRNSFAERHADITAWRRHLHTIPELQFDLPKTSAFVAEKLRSFGITDITTGIAETGIVAVIEGRGNGSGRTIGLRADMDALPIHEATGVDYASTHPGKMHACGHDGHTAILLGAAQYLNETRNFDGRVVLIFQPAEEGGGGGKVMCDEGLMERWGIDEVYGLHNAPEYPVGEFAIREGALLAAVDFFDIVLTGKGGHAAAPHEAIDTNLAAAHVVVALQSIASRNVDPLKQVVVSTCVIRSDNDAHNVIPQTVLLRGTVRTLDTGVRDLAENRLTEIVTHTARAYGCSADIQYDRGYPVTMNHAAETVHAADAADAISPGVDRNTSPIMAGEDFSYMLEERPGAYIMLGNGGGAMVHHPQYNFNDDAIPAGCSWFAELVERRLPLKG comes from the coding sequence ATGCCCATCCGCAACAGCTTTGCCGAACGTCACGCCGATATCACCGCCTGGCGTCGCCATTTGCATACGATCCCCGAATTGCAGTTCGATCTGCCCAAGACCAGCGCCTTTGTCGCCGAAAAGCTGCGCAGTTTCGGCATCACCGACATCACCACCGGCATTGCCGAGACGGGTATCGTGGCGGTGATCGAGGGGCGCGGGAACGGCTCGGGGCGCACCATCGGCCTGCGTGCCGATATGGACGCGCTGCCGATCCACGAGGCGACGGGCGTCGATTATGCCTCTACCCATCCGGGCAAGATGCATGCCTGCGGCCATGACGGGCATACCGCGATCCTGCTGGGGGCGGCACAGTACCTCAACGAGACCCGCAATTTCGACGGGCGCGTGGTGCTGATCTTCCAACCCGCCGAAGAAGGCGGCGGCGGCGGCAAGGTGATGTGTGACGAAGGCCTGATGGAGCGGTGGGGCATCGACGAAGTCTACGGCCTGCACAACGCGCCGGAATACCCCGTGGGCGAATTCGCGATCCGCGAGGGCGCGCTGCTGGCGGCGGTCGATTTCTTTGACATCGTGCTGACCGGTAAGGGCGGCCACGCGGCGGCCCCGCACGAGGCGATCGATACCAACCTTGCCGCAGCGCATGTGGTTGTCGCGCTGCAATCCATCGCCAGCCGCAATGTCGATCCGCTCAAACAGGTGGTCGTGTCGACCTGCGTGATCCGGTCCGACAACGATGCGCATAATGTGATCCCGCAGACGGTCCTCTTGCGCGGTACAGTCCGGACGCTGGACACCGGTGTGCGGGATCTGGCCGAAAACCGTCTGACCGAAATCGTGACCCACACCGCGCGCGCGTATGGCTGCAGCGCCGATATCCAGTACGACCGTGGCTATCCTGTCACGATGAACCACGCGGCCGAAACCGTCCACGCCGCCGATGCCGCGGATGCGATCAGCCCCGGGGTGGACCGCAACACCTCTCCGATCATGGCGGGAGAGGATTTTTCCTACATGCTGGAAGAGCGGCCCGGCGCCTATATCATGCTGGGCAACGGGGGCGGGGCCATGGTTCATCACCCGCAGTACAACTTCAACGACGATGCCATTCCGGCGGGCTGTTCGTGGTTTGCCGAGCTTGTCGAAAGGCGTTTGCCGCTCAAGGGCTAG
- a CDS encoding NAD(P)/FAD-dependent oxidoreductase, translating to MAGFPITADQPPRYTPDLPQDADLVVIGGGVIGVCTALYAARGGARVVLLEKGLVAAEQSSRNWGWIRQQGRDPAELPIMVEANRLWQSLARETNAEIGLTRAGVTYLARDEKALAGYEAWLPHARANGLDSRLLSETDVAAMYPGMTFQAKGGLHTPSDLRAEPWVAVPALAEIAHREGVTIVEHCAVRCLDIAAGAVAGVVTERGRIRAPRVVLAGGAWSSLFLRNHGLGLPQLSVRSQVAATERLPDVGTAAASVPGVAFRRRADGGFTLAPGFGPDLYIGPDAFRALLKYLPQLRADPFFARLKPVAPAGFPDAWGTRRRWSGDAQSPFERMRILDPKPDKRRMERLRRRFQDLFPHLGTVRLRATWAGMIDTMPDVVPVVDHAPLPGLIVGTGMSGHGFGIGPAMGRILADLAAGRDPGHDLTRFRYNRFSDGSPIVLGPDV from the coding sequence ATGGCCGGCTTTCCGATCACCGCGGATCAGCCACCGCGCTATACCCCCGATCTGCCGCAGGACGCCGATCTGGTGGTCATTGGCGGGGGCGTGATCGGCGTTTGCACGGCGCTTTATGCGGCCCGTGGCGGCGCGCGTGTGGTGCTGCTGGAAAAGGGGCTGGTGGCCGCCGAACAGTCAAGCCGCAACTGGGGCTGGATCCGCCAGCAGGGCCGCGACCCTGCCGAATTGCCGATCATGGTCGAGGCGAACCGCCTGTGGCAGAGCCTCGCGCGGGAAACCAACGCCGAAATCGGCCTGACGCGGGCAGGGGTCACCTATCTGGCGCGCGACGAAAAAGCACTGGCCGGATATGAGGCATGGCTGCCGCACGCGCGGGCAAACGGCCTCGACAGTCGCCTGCTGAGCGAGACGGACGTGGCCGCGATGTATCCCGGCATGACGTTTCAGGCCAAGGGCGGGCTGCATACGCCGTCCGATCTGCGCGCGGAGCCTTGGGTCGCCGTGCCAGCACTGGCAGAAATCGCGCATCGCGAGGGTGTCACGATCGTCGAGCACTGCGCGGTGCGTTGCCTCGATATCGCGGCGGGGGCCGTGGCCGGTGTGGTTACCGAACGCGGGCGTATCCGCGCGCCGCGCGTGGTGCTGGCTGGCGGCGCTTGGTCGTCGCTGTTCTTGCGCAATCACGGGCTGGGCCTGCCGCAGCTTTCGGTGCGCAGTCAGGTCGCGGCGACAGAACGGCTGCCCGATGTCGGCACCGCGGCGGCATCGGTTCCGGGGGTGGCATTCCGGCGGCGAGCCGATGGCGGCTTTACCCTTGCGCCGGGATTCGGGCCGGACCTCTATATCGGTCCGGATGCCTTCCGCGCGCTTTTGAAATACCTGCCGCAGCTGCGTGCCGATCCGTTCTTCGCGCGGCTCAAACCGGTGGCACCAGCGGGCTTTCCCGACGCCTGGGGCACCCGCCGGCGGTGGTCTGGCGATGCTCAGAGCCCGTTCGAGCGGATGCGCATTCTCGATCCGAAGCCGGACAAGCGCCGGATGGAGCGGTTGCGCCGGCGTTTTCAGGATCTGTTTCCGCATCTCGGGACGGTCAGGCTGCGCGCGACTTGGGCCGGCATGATCGACACGATGCCCGACGTTGTGCCGGTGGTCGATCACGCGCCGCTGCCCGGCCTGATCGTCGGCACTGGGATGAGCGGCCACGGCTTTGGCATTGGCCCTGCGATGGGCCGGATCCTTGCCGATCTTGCCGCCGGTCGTGATCCGGGTCACGATCTGACGCGGTTCCGCTATAACCGCTTTTCCGATGGCTCCCCCATCGTGCTTGGTCCCGACGTCTGA
- the argE gene encoding acetylornithine deacetylase, producing MSARLSPFELMEKLVSFPTVSRDTNIPLVDWVSDYLDGHGITAHRYIDPDQPKHALFAHVGPQEDGAIVLSGHTDVVPVDGQPWDSDPFSVVERDGKYYGRGTCDMKGFDALALWALVEAKYAGVKRPLQIAFSFDEEVGCTGAPPMIEAMQGVVPKGSAVIVGEPSSLQAVTGHKGGIGFNTHVVGFEVHSSLLHTGVNAIMAGAKLIEWANARNTENMEAKPSDLAAMFDPPFTTCHVGMISGGTAHNITAKDCHFAMDFRVVPGENKDAWASAYLEKVREVEAAMQDVVADTRIEITPRFDVPALQPEDEGEAETLVRQITGDNASHKVSYGTEAGQFQEAGYSAVVCGPGDIAQAHQPNEFIEVSQFNAGHDFMRKLVDRLCL from the coding sequence ATGTCTGCGCGCCTCTCTCCGTTCGAGTTGATGGAGAAACTCGTCAGCTTTCCGACCGTGTCGCGGGACACCAACATTCCTCTGGTCGACTGGGTCAGCGACTATCTGGACGGGCACGGCATCACCGCGCACCGCTACATCGACCCCGACCAGCCCAAACACGCGCTGTTTGCCCATGTCGGCCCGCAAGAGGACGGCGCGATCGTGCTTTCGGGCCATACCGATGTGGTTCCCGTCGATGGCCAGCCGTGGGACAGCGACCCGTTCAGCGTCGTGGAACGCGACGGAAAATACTATGGCCGCGGCACCTGCGACATGAAGGGCTTCGACGCGCTCGCCCTCTGGGCGCTGGTGGAGGCGAAATATGCCGGGGTCAAACGCCCGCTGCAGATCGCCTTCAGCTTTGACGAGGAAGTCGGCTGCACCGGCGCGCCTCCGATGATCGAGGCCATGCAGGGCGTGGTGCCGAAAGGCTCTGCCGTGATTGTCGGCGAACCATCGAGCCTGCAGGCGGTGACCGGCCACAAGGGCGGCATCGGTTTCAACACCCACGTCGTCGGGTTCGAGGTTCATTCGTCGCTGCTGCACACGGGCGTGAATGCGATCATGGCGGGCGCCAAGCTGATCGAGTGGGCCAACGCGCGCAATACCGAGAACATGGAGGCCAAGCCGAGTGATCTTGCCGCGATGTTCGATCCGCCGTTCACCACCTGCCATGTCGGCATGATCTCGGGCGGGACGGCGCATAACATCACCGCGAAGGATTGCCACTTCGCCATGGATTTCCGTGTTGTGCCCGGCGAGAACAAGGATGCATGGGCCAGCGCCTATCTGGAAAAGGTGCGCGAGGTCGAAGCCGCGATGCAGGACGTGGTGGCGGATACGCGAATCGAAATCACGCCGCGTTTCGATGTGCCCGCGCTCCAGCCGGAAGACGAAGGCGAGGCCGAAACACTGGTCCGCCAGATCACCGGAGACAACGCCAGCCACAAGGTTAGCTACGGCACCGAGGCCGGGCAATTCCAGGAAGCGGGCTATTCCGCCGTGGTCTGCGGTCCCGGCGATATCGCGCAGGCACACCAGCCGAACGAATTCATCGAAGTGTCGCAGTTCAACGCGGGCCATGATTTCATGCGCAAACTCGTTGACCGGCTGTGTCTATAG
- a CDS encoding ABC transporter ATP-binding protein, translated as MLDQAPKGPIARIENLRVEFQTKDGPVVGVEDVSFSINPGETVCVVGESGSGKSVSSLSLMRLVEFGGGEIAGGKLLFERAGGTQIDLGATPQDKMRGIRGNEIGMIFQEPMTALNPVFTVGKQLTEGLRLHKKMSKSQAEARALELMKQVRIPEPEKRLEQYPHELSGGMRQRVVIAMALACEPRLLIADEPTTALDVTIQAEILALIDRLKRETGTAVMFITHDMAVVAQMADRVVVMFRGNKVEEGPVEQIFENPQHAYTKALLAAVPKLGEMTGKDYPEPMKLLGSEKNEIKPIKGTDQTLLTVSNLTTRFPVTGGLLRRTVANVHAVEDLSFEINKGQTLSLVGESGCGKSTAGRSILRLVEPMSGAVDLDGKDIMALNQRDLRTARLDMQMIFQDPFASLNPQMNLSDQVAEPIHNYATLKGGDIAKRVEMLFDRVELPRSFMRRYPHELSGGQRQRVAIARALALNPKLIIADEAVSALDVSVQAQVLNLMMELQAEMQLSFLFISHDMAVVERVSHYVGVMYLGRIVELGPRRAVFENPQHPYTQALMKAVPIADPRKRKSEKELNFKPIPSPIHPVGYDPEPSVYREVAPGHKVLITDSGY; from the coding sequence ATGCTGGATCAAGCGCCGAAGGGACCGATCGCACGGATCGAGAACCTCAGGGTCGAGTTTCAGACCAAGGACGGCCCCGTTGTCGGCGTCGAGGATGTGTCATTCAGCATCAACCCGGGCGAGACTGTCTGCGTGGTTGGCGAATCCGGTTCCGGTAAATCGGTCTCGTCGCTGTCGCTGATGCGGCTGGTCGAATTCGGCGGTGGCGAAATCGCCGGGGGCAAGCTGTTGTTCGAACGCGCGGGCGGCACCCAGATCGATCTCGGCGCGACACCGCAGGACAAGATGCGCGGTATCCGCGGCAACGAGATCGGGATGATCTTTCAGGAGCCGATGACCGCCCTGAACCCCGTGTTCACGGTCGGCAAGCAGTTGACCGAAGGTCTGCGCCTGCACAAGAAGATGAGCAAATCGCAAGCCGAGGCGCGTGCGCTGGAGTTGATGAAACAGGTGCGTATCCCCGAGCCGGAAAAGCGGCTCGAGCAGTATCCTCACGAGCTGTCGGGGGGCATGCGCCAGCGGGTCGTGATCGCCATGGCGCTGGCCTGCGAGCCGCGCCTGCTGATCGCGGACGAACCCACTACCGCGCTGGATGTGACGATCCAGGCCGAGATTCTGGCCCTGATCGACCGGCTCAAGCGCGAGACCGGCACCGCCGTGATGTTCATCACCCATGATATGGCCGTTGTGGCGCAGATGGCCGACCGTGTGGTCGTCATGTTCCGCGGCAACAAGGTGGAAGAGGGGCCCGTCGAACAGATTTTCGAAAACCCCCAACACGCCTACACGAAGGCGCTGCTGGCCGCGGTGCCCAAGCTGGGCGAGATGACCGGCAAGGATTATCCCGAACCGATGAAGCTGCTGGGCAGCGAAAAGAACGAGATCAAGCCGATCAAGGGCACCGACCAGACGCTGCTGACGGTCAGCAACCTGACGACGCGCTTCCCGGTGACCGGTGGATTGCTGCGCCGCACGGTTGCGAATGTCCACGCGGTCGAGGATCTGTCGTTCGAGATCAACAAGGGCCAGACCCTGTCGCTGGTCGGGGAATCGGGGTGCGGTAAATCCACCGCAGGTCGGTCGATCCTGCGACTGGTAGAGCCGATGTCCGGCGCAGTCGATCTGGATGGCAAGGACATCATGGCGCTCAACCAGCGCGACCTGCGCACGGCGCGGCTGGACATGCAGATGATCTTTCAGGATCCCTTTGCCTCGCTGAACCCGCAGATGAACCTGTCCGATCAGGTGGCCGAGCCGATCCACAACTACGCCACGCTGAAAGGCGGCGATATCGCCAAGCGGGTCGAGATGCTGTTTGACCGTGTCGAGCTGCCTCGCAGTTTCATGCGCCGCTATCCGCACGAACTGTCGGGGGGCCAGCGCCAGCGTGTCGCCATCGCGCGCGCCCTCGCGCTGAACCCGAAACTGATCATCGCGGACGAGGCCGTATCGGCGCTGGATGTCTCGGTGCAGGCGCAGGTACTGAACCTGATGATGGAGCTTCAGGCCGAAATGCAGCTGAGCTTTCTGTTCATCAGCCACGACATGGCTGTGGTAGAGCGGGTCAGCCACTATGTCGGCGTGATGTACCTTGGCCGGATCGTCGAGCTCGGACCGCGCCGCGCGGTGTTCGAAAATCCGCAGCACCCCTATACGCAGGCCCTGATGAAAGCGGTTCCAATCGCGGATCCGCGCAAGCGCAAATCGGAAAAAGAGCTGAATTTCAAACCGATACCGTCGCCCATTCATCCGGTCGGATACGATCCCGAACCAAGCGTCTACCGCGAGGTCGCGCCGGGCCACAAGGTTCTGATCACCGACAGCGGCTATTAA
- a CDS encoding peptide ABC transporter substrate-binding protein yields MSLKSTLMGAVALAALAPMAIADGHEGERGRDGQLNIIYWQAPSILNPYLSGGTKDLESASLVIEPLGRYDETGALVPYLAAEIPTVENGGVSEDLKSITWKLKEGLVWSDGTPVTSADVKFTADYCMHPEGGCAQGSKFDGVESVEVVDDLTVTVNFSEAKPNPYGPFMGAQSPIIQAAQFADCLGAKAPECTEANFSPIGTGPFVVTDFRPNDVIQMEANENFREEGKPAFASLTFKGGGDATAAGRAVMETGEFDYAWNMQLAPDVLANMAEGGKGKPISAFGTLVERIEMNLTDPSPDLPEGERSTVAHPHPILSDERVRRALSMAIDRELLVEVGYGQAGRPTCNLVPAPALYASDNTECLTQDLDGARALLEEAGWTDTDGDGVREKDGMELSLLYQTSTNAVRQDFQALIKDWWSQIGVETELRNLDASVFFGGDPGSPDTFQKFYADVEMYANNFDGTDPQAYLSAYRCGNEPKPSSQWQGENINRFCNEEYDALLDELARTGELDKRGEIAKQLNDMITKDSMTIVPLVDRGRVSAASNTLGGVVLNVWDSELWNVADWYRIKE; encoded by the coding sequence ATGTCTTTGAAATCAACCCTAATGGGCGCTGTCGCACTAGCGGCGCTTGCACCCATGGCCATCGCGGATGGTCACGAGGGCGAGCGCGGCCGTGACGGTCAGCTCAACATCATCTACTGGCAAGCGCCATCGATCCTGAACCCCTACCTCTCCGGCGGGACAAAGGACCTCGAATCGGCATCGCTGGTCATCGAGCCTCTGGGCCGTTACGACGAAACCGGTGCGCTGGTTCCGTATCTTGCCGCCGAAATCCCGACCGTTGAAAACGGCGGCGTGAGCGAAGACCTCAAGTCGATCACGTGGAAGCTGAAAGAGGGCCTCGTTTGGTCCGATGGCACGCCCGTCACATCGGCAGACGTGAAATTCACCGCCGATTACTGCATGCACCCAGAAGGCGGCTGCGCGCAGGGATCGAAATTTGACGGCGTCGAATCCGTTGAGGTCGTCGACGACCTGACGGTCACCGTCAACTTCTCCGAAGCCAAGCCGAACCCCTACGGCCCGTTCATGGGCGCTCAGTCCCCCATCATTCAGGCCGCACAGTTCGCTGACTGCCTTGGCGCGAAAGCACCCGAGTGCACCGAAGCCAACTTCTCGCCCATCGGGACAGGCCCCTTCGTGGTCACCGATTTCCGTCCGAACGACGTGATCCAGATGGAAGCCAACGAAAACTTCCGTGAAGAAGGCAAACCCGCCTTCGCATCGCTGACGTTCAAAGGTGGCGGCGACGCGACCGCCGCTGGCCGTGCCGTCATGGAAACCGGCGAATTCGACTATGCCTGGAACATGCAGCTGGCCCCCGACGTGCTGGCGAACATGGCCGAAGGCGGCAAGGGCAAGCCGATCTCGGCGTTCGGCACATTGGTCGAGCGGATCGAGATGAACCTGACAGACCCGTCGCCCGATCTGCCCGAAGGCGAGCGTTCGACCGTTGCACACCCGCACCCGATCCTGTCGGACGAGCGTGTACGCCGCGCGCTGTCGATGGCAATCGACCGCGAACTGCTGGTCGAAGTCGGTTACGGTCAGGCAGGTCGCCCGACATGTAACCTCGTGCCAGCGCCCGCGCTTTACGCGTCCGACAACACCGAGTGCCTGACACAGGATCTGGACGGCGCCCGCGCGCTTCTGGAAGAAGCCGGCTGGACCGACACCGACGGTGACGGCGTGCGCGAAAAGGACGGCATGGAACTTTCCCTGCTGTACCAGACATCGACCAACGCCGTGCGTCAGGATTTCCAGGCGCTGATCAAGGATTGGTGGAGCCAGATCGGTGTTGAAACCGAGTTGCGCAACCTCGACGCCTCCGTGTTCTTCGGTGGTGACCCCGGTTCGCCCGACACGTTCCAGAAGTTCTATGCGGACGTTGAAATGTACGCCAACAACTTCGACGGCACAGACCCGCAGGCGTATCTGTCGGCCTACCGTTGCGGCAACGAGCCAAAGCCATCCAGCCAGTGGCAGGGTGAAAACATCAACCGCTTCTGCAACGAAGAGTACGATGCGCTGCTCGACGAACTGGCCCGCACGGGTGAGCTCGACAAGCGTGGCGAGATTGCCAAGCAGCTCAACGACATGATCACCAAGGACAGCATGACCATCGTGCCGCTCGTCGATCGTGGCCGTGTGTCCGCTGCATCCAACACTCTGGGTGGCGTTGTGCTCAATGTTTGGGACAGCGAACTGTGGAACGTCGCGGACTGGTACCGCATCAAGGAATAA
- a CDS encoding ABC transporter permease yields the protein MLNFTIRRLVLSIPTLLFISLVIFLLLQLAPGDPMAQVPLTVPPEVKQKMREALGLGAPIHVQYLKWLHQFFVVEPAVFIDYLTTSSTLLGWLPDTHLSMVMDEATGEMTQRQRVISWQTRSPVMDIVIQRMPQTLWVVGLSYVVGILIAIPIGIYSAYRHYSVFDQAGTFVTMIGFSIPPFFTGPLLIVIFSVSLGWLPSIYDTTLVVNSWDTFKLQFMQMIMPVMVLALQTTAQISRYMRSAMLDNLNQDYVRTARAKGLGESVVVMVHVLRNSMIPVVTIIALGMPAIFGGAIITENVFKVNGIGQLLLTALFANDLPMVMTLTFIFAILIVLFNLIADILYGVLDPRIRYD from the coding sequence ATGCTGAATTTCACCATCCGACGACTTGTCCTGTCCATCCCGACGCTTTTGTTCATCAGTCTGGTGATCTTTCTGCTTCTACAGCTCGCCCCCGGCGATCCGATGGCGCAGGTGCCCCTGACCGTCCCGCCAGAGGTCAAACAGAAGATGCGCGAGGCGCTCGGCCTCGGCGCGCCGATCCACGTCCAGTACCTGAAGTGGCTGCACCAGTTCTTCGTCGTCGAACCGGCGGTCTTCATCGACTACCTGACCACGTCGAGCACGCTTCTGGGCTGGCTGCCCGACACGCATCTGAGCATGGTGATGGACGAGGCCACGGGCGAGATGACCCAGCGCCAGCGGGTTATCAGTTGGCAGACCCGGTCGCCGGTCATGGACATCGTCATCCAGCGGATGCCGCAAACGCTGTGGGTCGTCGGGCTGAGCTATGTCGTCGGGATCCTGATCGCCATTCCCATCGGCATCTATTCCGCCTACCGGCACTATTCGGTCTTCGATCAGGCCGGCACCTTCGTGACCATGATCGGCTTCTCGATCCCGCCGTTCTTTACCGGCCCGCTGCTCATTGTGATCTTCTCTGTCAGCCTTGGATGGCTTCCCTCGATCTATGACACCACGCTGGTCGTCAATTCGTGGGATACCTTCAAGTTGCAGTTCATGCAGATGATCATGCCGGTCATGGTGCTCGCGCTTCAGACCACCGCGCAGATCAGCCGCTACATGCGCTCGGCGATGCTCGATAACCTCAACCAGGACTACGTGCGCACCGCCCGCGCCAAGGGTCTGGGCGAAAGCGTCGTGGTCATGGTGCATGTTCTGCGAAACTCGATGATCCCCGTCGTCACCATCATCGCGCTCGGCATGCCCGCGATTTTCGGCGGCGCGATCATCACCGAAAACGTGTTCAAGGTGAACGGCATCGGACAGCTTCTGCTGACCGCCCTCTTTGCCAACGATCTGCCGATGGTGATGACGCTGACGTTCATCTTTGCCATTCTCATCGTTCTCTTCAACCTGATTGCCGATATCCTCTACGGCGTGCTTGACCCAAGGATCCGCTATGACTGA